The following proteins are encoded in a genomic region of Sneathiella marina:
- the glyS gene encoding glycine--tRNA ligase subunit beta yields MAELLLELFSEEIPARMQNKAAADLAKLVGDGLSAAGLTFDSATGYVTARRLTVVVEGLPTAQPDVSEERRGPRVGAPDKAVDGFLKSANLNRDQLEERETEKGHFYYAVIETKGRNTIDVLPDLLTSAISALHWPKPMKWGSYEARWVRPLHNILCLFDGAAVPFAWEHITANNQTFGHRFMAPEAVEIKDFADYRIKLKTAFVVLDAAERRAIIEQDATRLAREEGLTLIDDPALISEVAGLVEWPESLIGSIDAQFMDVPQEALISAMRSHQKYFSVQDDTGKMAPRFIVVANLRAEDGGVQIVAGNERVLSARLADAKFFWDLDRKHTLESRVDQLENIIFHAKLGTVRQKVSRVADLCAAIAPFVPGADPVLCARAALLAKADLSTEMVGEFADLQGLMGRYYAEHDGEDAAVAKAIEEHYSPLGPKDNCPSDPTSVVVALADKIDTLVGFFAIDEKPTGSKDPYALRRAALGVIRLVLENNLRLPLLEIFNRSNGLQDVSDSLDANDLLGFFADRLKVHLKEQNVRHDYIAAVFARGGISDLVRLMAQVDALSSFLVSDDGANLLVAYRRAANILRIEEKKDGQSFNQDIDNSLLSEEAEITLAERLDTVSGLVSGSINHDEFEAAGIAAATLRKPVDDFFEKVTVNAEDPGIRSNRLRLLSGIRNLLDNLADLSKIEG; encoded by the coding sequence ATGGCTGAATTGCTATTGGAGCTGTTCTCTGAGGAAATTCCGGCACGCATGCAGAATAAGGCGGCCGCGGATCTGGCAAAACTGGTGGGCGACGGCTTGTCGGCGGCGGGTCTTACTTTCGACAGTGCCACGGGATATGTAACCGCGCGCCGGTTGACAGTGGTTGTTGAGGGATTGCCAACCGCCCAACCGGATGTATCCGAAGAACGGCGCGGGCCCCGTGTGGGTGCGCCGGACAAGGCCGTGGACGGGTTTTTAAAATCCGCAAATCTGAACCGCGACCAGCTGGAAGAACGCGAGACCGAAAAGGGACATTTTTATTATGCCGTGATTGAGACCAAGGGGCGAAACACGATCGATGTTTTGCCGGATCTTCTCACCTCCGCCATTTCCGCGCTGCATTGGCCAAAGCCGATGAAATGGGGAAGTTACGAGGCGCGCTGGGTCCGTCCGCTGCATAATATCCTGTGTTTGTTTGACGGGGCTGCTGTGCCCTTCGCCTGGGAGCATATCACGGCAAATAACCAGACATTTGGCCATCGTTTTATGGCTCCGGAAGCCGTGGAAATTAAAGATTTTGCTGATTATCGGATAAAACTGAAGACTGCATTTGTGGTTCTGGACGCGGCGGAACGGCGCGCCATTATTGAACAGGATGCAACCCGGCTGGCGCGTGAGGAAGGCTTGACCCTTATTGACGATCCGGCCCTTATCAGTGAAGTGGCGGGATTGGTTGAATGGCCGGAAAGTCTCATCGGGTCAATTGACGCGCAGTTTATGGACGTCCCGCAAGAGGCGCTGATTTCCGCCATGCGCAGTCATCAGAAATATTTTTCGGTTCAGGACGACACAGGTAAAATGGCGCCGCGGTTTATTGTGGTCGCAAATTTGCGGGCTGAGGATGGCGGTGTGCAAATTGTTGCCGGGAACGAACGTGTCCTGAGTGCGCGGCTTGCCGATGCCAAGTTCTTCTGGGACCTGGATCGGAAGCACACCCTTGAAAGCCGGGTTGACCAGCTGGAGAATATTATCTTTCACGCGAAGCTTGGGACTGTCCGGCAAAAAGTTTCCCGGGTTGCGGACCTCTGTGCGGCTATTGCGCCGTTTGTGCCGGGCGCGGATCCGGTTCTCTGTGCCCGGGCGGCTTTGTTGGCGAAAGCCGATCTTTCGACGGAAATGGTCGGTGAGTTTGCGGATTTGCAAGGCCTCATGGGACGATATTATGCGGAACATGATGGAGAGGATGCGGCGGTTGCCAAGGCCATTGAAGAGCATTACTCGCCCCTGGGTCCGAAAGATAACTGTCCTTCTGACCCGACAAGTGTCGTTGTCGCTCTGGCCGATAAAATTGATACCCTTGTGGGTTTCTTTGCCATCGACGAGAAACCGACAGGCTCAAAGGATCCTTACGCGTTGCGCCGGGCGGCCTTAGGCGTGATCCGGCTGGTGCTCGAGAATAACCTTCGTTTGCCGCTGTTGGAAATCTTTAACCGGTCCAATGGCTTGCAAGATGTTTCTGACAGCCTGGATGCAAATGACCTGCTCGGGTTCTTTGCCGATCGCTTGAAAGTTCATTTGAAGGAACAGAATGTCCGCCACGATTATATCGCCGCGGTTTTTGCACGGGGCGGCATTAGTGATCTTGTCCGGCTGATGGCGCAAGTGGACGCTTTGTCGAGCTTTCTTGTCTCAGATGATGGCGCGAATTTATTGGTGGCGTACCGCCGCGCTGCCAATATCCTGCGGATAGAAGAGAAGAAAGATGGGCAGTCCTTTAATCAGGATATCGACAACAGCCTGCTTTCAGAAGAGGCGGAAATTACCTTGGCGGAGCGCCTTGACACGGTCAGCGGCTTGGTTTCCGGGTCGATCAATCATGATGAATTTGAAGCGGCTGGAATTGCGGCTGCAACGCTTCGAAAACCCGTAGACGATTTCTTCGAGAAAGTGACAGTCAATGCCGAGGATCCGGGTATTCGATCGAACCGGTTACGATTGCTTTCCGGCATTCGCAACCTTTTAGATAACTTGGCGGATCTGTCAAAAATTGAAGGCTAA
- the ppdK gene encoding pyruvate, phosphate dikinase codes for MTKWVYSFGDGKADGTAEMRNLLGGKGANLAEMSNLGLPVPSGFTLTTDVCTAYLEQNETYPDTLDQQVGDAIAQIEQSVGGGFGNPEQPLLVSVRSGARASMPGMMDTVLNLGLNDETVAGLEKQSGDKRFAYDSYRRFIQMYSDVVLGVDHYHFEELLEILKEENGYFLDTDLQADDWEVLVGRYKSKVEEELGRPFPQNVQDQLWGAIGAVFGSWMNQRAITYRRLHEIPASWGTAVNVQAMVFGNMGDDSATGVAFTRDPSTGVKMFYGEFLVNAQGEDVVAGIRTPQNLTKQSRLDAGADALSMEEIFPEVYGQLVDVYKRLEAHYRDMQDIEFTVQQGKLWMLQTRSGKRTAKAALKIAIDMVDEGLIDKEEAIKRIDPASLDQLLHPTLDPTAERNIIARGLPASPGAASGEIVFDSDEAEKLASDGKSVILVRVETSPEDIHGMHAAKGILTSRGGMTSHAAVVARGMGRACVSGAGALNIDYKNQTLSVLGETYKKGDIITIDGGCGEVMLGSVEMIMPELSGEFGELMSWADEIRRMKVRTNAETPLDVKTARKFGAEGVGLCRTEHMFFDADRIIAVRQMILAEDLADRQEALAKLLPVQRADFVELFRIMAGLPVTIRLLDPPLHEFLPKTDAEIDSLAEALGADAGKLRHRALQLHEFNPMLGHRGCRLGISFPEIYEMQARAILEAAAEISKELGETVVPEIMIPLVATKRELEILKQKIEAVAEAVKDESGKSVDYLIGTMIELPRAALRAGDIAEEAEFFSFGTNDLTQTTYGISRDDSGSFLEDYVEQGIYEIDPFVSLDHEGVGELVEIAVKRGRETREDIKLGICGEHGGDPNSIDFCERIGLDYVSCSPYRVPIARLAAAQAALGLQRVSEA; via the coding sequence ATGACAAAGTGGGTATATTCTTTTGGCGATGGCAAGGCAGACGGCACAGCGGAGATGCGGAACCTCCTAGGTGGCAAGGGCGCAAATCTGGCGGAAATGAGCAACCTCGGCTTGCCGGTACCCTCGGGTTTTACGCTGACGACTGATGTTTGTACGGCATATCTCGAGCAGAATGAAACCTATCCCGATACCCTGGACCAACAGGTCGGTGATGCCATTGCGCAAATCGAGCAATCGGTGGGGGGCGGTTTTGGTAATCCTGAGCAACCTCTACTGGTCTCCGTCCGGTCCGGTGCCCGGGCGTCAATGCCGGGCATGATGGATACGGTCCTGAATTTGGGCCTCAATGATGAAACTGTCGCCGGACTGGAAAAACAAAGCGGGGACAAGCGTTTTGCCTATGACAGTTACCGCCGGTTTATCCAGATGTATTCTGATGTGGTTCTCGGTGTAGATCATTATCACTTCGAAGAACTGCTGGAAATTCTGAAGGAGGAAAACGGGTATTTTCTCGATACCGATTTGCAGGCGGACGACTGGGAAGTGCTTGTCGGGCGCTACAAATCCAAAGTTGAGGAAGAACTCGGACGGCCGTTCCCGCAGAATGTGCAAGATCAGTTATGGGGCGCTATCGGCGCGGTGTTCGGCTCGTGGATGAACCAGCGGGCGATTACCTATCGCCGTTTGCATGAAATCCCGGCGAGCTGGGGAACAGCAGTGAATGTTCAGGCCATGGTTTTTGGCAATATGGGCGATGATAGCGCAACCGGAGTTGCGTTCACCCGCGATCCCTCAACGGGCGTGAAAATGTTTTACGGTGAATTTCTGGTCAACGCGCAAGGTGAGGACGTCGTTGCCGGTATCCGGACGCCGCAAAATCTGACAAAACAGTCCCGATTGGACGCCGGCGCCGATGCGCTTTCCATGGAAGAGATATTCCCCGAAGTCTATGGGCAGCTGGTGGATGTGTATAAGCGCCTTGAAGCTCACTATCGGGATATGCAGGATATCGAGTTTACGGTGCAGCAGGGGAAACTCTGGATGCTGCAAACCCGCTCGGGCAAGCGGACAGCGAAAGCCGCTCTAAAAATTGCCATAGATATGGTTGATGAGGGGCTTATCGATAAAGAAGAAGCCATTAAAAGAATTGATCCGGCCTCCCTTGATCAATTGCTGCATCCAACGTTGGACCCGACTGCGGAGCGCAACATTATTGCGCGCGGTCTACCGGCAAGTCCTGGCGCCGCCTCTGGCGAGATTGTCTTCGATAGTGATGAAGCCGAAAAACTCGCAAGCGATGGCAAATCGGTTATTTTGGTGCGGGTGGAGACGAGCCCCGAGGATATCCACGGTATGCATGCGGCGAAAGGTATCCTGACCAGCCGTGGCGGTATGACCAGTCACGCAGCTGTTGTCGCCCGCGGCATGGGCCGCGCCTGCGTATCGGGCGCCGGGGCGCTGAATATCGATTACAAAAACCAGACATTAAGCGTGCTGGGTGAAACCTATAAAAAGGGCGACATAATCACCATTGATGGTGGCTGTGGCGAGGTCATGCTGGGTTCCGTTGAAATGATCATGCCGGAATTATCTGGCGAGTTTGGGGAATTGATGTCCTGGGCCGATGAAATCAGGCGTATGAAAGTGCGAACCAACGCGGAAACACCACTGGATGTGAAAACGGCTCGGAAATTTGGGGCGGAAGGTGTCGGTCTCTGCCGGACCGAGCATATGTTTTTTGACGCCGATAGAATCATCGCAGTCCGCCAGATGATCTTGGCCGAAGATCTGGCGGATCGTCAGGAGGCCCTTGCCAAACTTCTCCCGGTACAGCGCGCAGATTTTGTTGAACTGTTCCGGATCATGGCTGGTCTTCCTGTGACAATTCGGCTTTTGGATCCGCCGTTGCATGAATTCCTGCCAAAAACAGATGCAGAAATTGATAGTTTGGCAGAAGCGCTTGGCGCGGATGCTGGCAAACTTCGCCACCGGGCACTGCAATTACATGAATTTAATCCCATGCTGGGGCATCGGGGGTGCCGGCTAGGGATTTCTTTCCCGGAAATCTACGAGATGCAGGCACGCGCCATACTTGAGGCTGCTGCAGAAATTTCGAAGGAGCTGGGTGAAACTGTCGTGCCGGAGATTATGATCCCCCTGGTGGCAACCAAGCGAGAGCTTGAAATCCTGAAACAGAAAATAGAAGCCGTGGCCGAGGCGGTAAAGGATGAAAGTGGTAAGTCTGTTGACTATCTGATTGGCACCATGATTGAACTGCCAAGAGCAGCTTTGCGCGCCGGAGATATTGCGGAAGAGGCTGAGTTTTTCTCTTTTGGCACCAATGACTTGACTCAGACAACTTATGGGATCAGCCGGGATGACAGCGGTTCCTTCCTGGAAGATTATGTGGAGCAGGGGATTTATGAAATTGATCCCTTCGTCTCACTGGATCACGAAGGCGTGGGCGAACTGGTGGAAATTGCGGTCAAGCGCGGCCGTGAGACGCGAGAGGATATCAAGCTTGGTATTTGCGGCGAACATGGCGGCGACCCCAATAGTATCGATTTTTGCGAGAGGATCGGTCTGGACTATGTATCCTGTTCACCTTACCGGGTTCCAATCGCCCGGCTGGCGGCCGCGCAAGCGGCTCTGGGGCTGCAGAGAGTCTCGGAAGCCTAA
- the apbC gene encoding iron-sulfur cluster carrier protein ApbC — protein sequence MSVINEQVILGCLEKIIEPKTGKNVVELGIISGLVVKEGNIGFALEINPADANEMEIVRKQCEDAVFALDGVSSVSAVMTAEQAPAAPAQKAPPPQQQQPSQKPEVPGVAAIVAVASGKGGVGKSTCAVNIALGLQAQGLNVGMLDADVYGPSLPRMLGISGKPDSKDGKKLIPMEKWGLKVMSMGFLVEEDTPMIWRGPMIMSALQQMVFDVAWGELDVLVVDMPPGTGDAQLTMAQKVPLTGAVIISTPQDIALLDARKGLNMFKKVDVPVMGIVENMSYFLCPSCGERSDIFGHGGARETAAELGVDFLGEVPLHMDIRKTSDAGTPITVTEPESAHAQIYKALGERVQEKIEENLGQTGPRIVIE from the coding sequence ATGTCAGTGATAAATGAGCAAGTCATTCTCGGGTGTCTGGAGAAGATTATTGAGCCGAAAACCGGCAAAAACGTTGTAGAACTGGGAATTATCAGTGGTTTGGTTGTCAAAGAGGGCAATATTGGATTCGCTTTGGAAATTAACCCCGCCGATGCAAACGAGATGGAAATCGTCCGCAAGCAGTGTGAAGACGCCGTTTTTGCGCTAGATGGTGTTTCCTCCGTCAGTGCGGTTATGACCGCCGAGCAAGCGCCTGCGGCGCCAGCACAAAAAGCACCACCGCCGCAACAGCAGCAGCCTTCGCAAAAACCTGAGGTCCCCGGTGTTGCCGCAATTGTTGCCGTCGCGTCAGGCAAAGGAGGCGTCGGAAAATCAACCTGTGCCGTAAATATTGCCCTTGGTCTGCAGGCCCAGGGGTTAAACGTCGGAATGCTTGATGCAGACGTTTACGGCCCGTCCCTTCCTCGAATGCTGGGCATCTCGGGAAAGCCCGATTCTAAAGACGGCAAGAAGCTCATTCCCATGGAAAAATGGGGCTTGAAAGTCATGTCCATGGGGTTTCTGGTGGAAGAGGATACACCAATGATCTGGCGCGGCCCGATGATCATGAGCGCTCTTCAGCAAATGGTTTTTGACGTTGCCTGGGGAGAGCTGGACGTTTTGGTCGTCGATATGCCACCTGGAACGGGAGACGCACAATTGACGATGGCGCAAAAAGTTCCCCTTACCGGTGCCGTCATTATCTCTACCCCGCAAGATATCGCCTTACTTGATGCCCGCAAAGGATTGAATATGTTCAAGAAAGTTGATGTTCCCGTCATGGGTATTGTCGAAAATATGAGCTATTTCCTCTGCCCCTCCTGCGGTGAACGCTCTGATATTTTTGGTCATGGCGGTGCCCGCGAAACGGCTGCGGAACTTGGCGTGGATTTCCTCGGTGAGGTTCCTTTGCATATGGACATCCGGAAAACGTCGGATGCCGGAACACCTATTACGGTCACAGAACCTGAAAGCGCCCATGCTCAAATCTACAAGGCACTTGGCGAGCGTGTTCAAGAAAAGATCGAGGAAAATCTCGGCCAGACAGGGCCCAGAATTGTGATCGAGTAG